The window GCATTTTCTTAGGCTCACAAGCACTGGGgcaatttgataaattaattttatcagtCAATATAATAAAGAATCTGCTGTAAGAATTCGCGACCCTTTTACTTCCGAAGACATCCCAGATATGTAGCGTTCCGTATATTAATGTGCAACTCCAATAGCGCCCTCTATCCCGTAAAATACACTCAGCGATGTTCAAAACTTTGTCTTGTCATCCAGAAAAATCATGAATTTATGTGCGGTAAGGGAATCAGCGTCTAGGAGTCTCGGAGGCTTAGCTGTTTCTGTTTTCTTCAGTAGCATGAACTAAATGTTGTCTTAATTATAGTAGATTTGACCATTAAAACTCAAATCAatcttcaaaaagaaaaaggaacaattctattcaaaaacgaCTTCAACGCCGCTACTTGACACGTGATGCCGCAACAACACGCACGGACAGCGACCAGATCGACAAACTCGCCATCTCTAAATTGACAAATCTGCGCTGTCAAAAACCGTAGAGAGACATCTGGAGGAAGTCCATCAAAACGATTTATGGcgttattcatattttaacacttttttaacCGCCATCGTCAACGGATCACTCAAAAACCCGACCAAGCACcctaattttatcaaaaaattcaggtTTTCAAAGGAACAAAGGCAAGAAACCCGTTGGTAGGTGGTTCAGGTTAAGCCATTTCCTTGTTCGTTCATTATCTTGCATTCGTGAAGTTCATTGCCTCTTCGCCAGCGATAAGAACGTTAGAACCTCACGTACGGTTCAGTTTTCATtgtgatattttgaataaaaccaGGTAAGTAATCGTTTCTCCGAGAActtgtttaaattttccatataatcATTTGTATCATTAATTGTATTTAGTATGACTTCAACCCAGTTTAATATTGGACTCACCACAGAAAAAAACTCAAGTAGAGTCTTAAGGCCTCCAGGTGGGGGTCATAATGACATATTCGGCATCGGTGGTCAAACTGAAAAGATCACTCCAAGTATAAGGAGACATCATCCCCAGTCCACGATAGGCTCATGTTTCCTGGCTGAAGCACCAAACCAGACCAtacagaaagaaaataaatatttgatagataaaaaagaatattctACAATTGAAGAGGATGCTTCAAAGGGAACATCAATAGATGAAAAAGATGCTACAGaaggaaaagaaaatggaGTAATTGGTAGTATTGGAGGTTCAAAAGAGGCTGTAACTCAAAGAGTGCGTGTACCTCCAGGGGGATTTTCTTCTGCTTTATGGTAAcataattgcaaatttaggATCTACTTATTATGTAATAACTAAAACCGAGTTCTATGCCAAAATCTATGTCTGTgcttcataaaattttaaactagaaTCATTATTATGCTGTTAGAATTTCATTAAGCTATTGTCatcatctaaaattttaacatgtaAACTAAGAATATTGGTTTTCTTatccattaaatttaaaaattaagcagAGAAAACCAAGTTTAGAAATCCCTTTGTACCATCTGAAACACTTATTGTTTTGTATTTAGTCCTTAATTTAGTTAAGTTCATTGGTTTTagtttatatttgaaaatgtgacTCCCCATATAAAATGATTACTTCTTTATATATTTGTCGATGTAATTTACCTTTTATTATACTTTCTATATCTTAATTAGATGTTATTATCATTAATGTTTAATAGACGCAAATAAACACTTTCCACTCAATTATCTGCCCTATCCTCTATTTAAGTTTAGCTAGTTTTTAGTTATACTGTcactgttttttaaataattgttaacaTGCTTATTAGTCGTTAGATGTATCGAGAATTGGCACACCTATATTAAGCAATAGGAGTATTCGATTTTTGTGCCATATTTAATGCAAATTGTTATGCGACAATGTTGATAAAACCAAAAGATGTCAATGGACAGATTGAACAAAAAAGCA of the Euwallacea similis isolate ESF13 chromosome 8, ESF131.1, whole genome shotgun sequence genome contains:
- the LOC136410516 gene encoding uncharacterized protein translates to MTSTQFNIGLTTEKNSSRVLRPPGGGHNDIFGIGGQTEKITPSIRRHHPQSTIGSCFLAEAPNQTIQKENKYLIDKKEYSTIEEDASKGTSIDEKDATEGKENGVIGSIGGSKEAVTQRVRVPPGGFSSALW